CTTGCGAACCGCAGCCGCGACTGCTGGTTCGCGGTTCCATGGCATTGATTGCTTGTGGGGGAGCCGTAGCCAGGCGCGAATCATGGTCACGGTCAGCGTCGCAGTTGCACCAGCGAGGAAGAGTGCTAAGTAAGCCGAGGAATTCTGGCCGGTGAACTCCACGGTCACGATCAGTGCGAAAAGTGGGGCTGCCATGGACGCCGACAGGAAGGCCGCCGCGCCGAGAATCGCAAAGTCGCTCAGCGGAACTGAGGGCATCAATGGCTGTACGAAGCAGCCGACGATGAAACCGCTGAGCGCGCCAAGGGCAAAGCCGGGAGTCAAGAGACCACCGACGGCACCAGAACGGAAAGTAACGAGAACCGCGATAGCTTTCGCAATCAGCAGGATGACTGCAAAACCCAGCAGCGGGCGGTCCATGAGAACTGTGGTCGCAGCGATACGGCCATTGCCCAATACTTCTGGAACCCACAGTGAAATCACACCAACCAGTGTGAATGCGAGGGGGATGGCCCAGGCAGAGTGCCAGCCAGTCGGTGCTGTGTCCGACATTCGAGAGCTGAGAATGCGAAATGCGTAGCCAATGGCACCGCAGATAACACCGATGAGCAGTGCTGCCCCGAGGTTGCCCCAGCCGTCTGAGAGATTAATTGGGCTGTAGAGCGGGCTACTGCCGACCACGATGCCCGACGTCACCGTGGCGATGGCTGAACACGCCAGCACCACCATCACCGCGGTAATGCTCAGTGAGCCCAGCAGAATCTCC
The sequence above is drawn from the Corynebacterium jeikeium genome and encodes:
- a CDS encoding Cl- channel, voltage gated; translation: MKETSHTDSVETPSEAAAGAESDKAGSGLYPAPGSWIRLCIYTLIVGLATGLGAAGLALIMHGIEYAVYGQHEGDVAVVTDGTTGLQRFVGIVLAGLIAGPIWAALRTKAKPVESVEAGMHGRPMPVWSTLVNVFLQMATVAAGASMGRENAPRELGAMVASQMSHRLRIDPLHRRILVAAAAGAGLGAIYHIPLAGAVFSLEILLGSLSITAVMVVLACSAIATVTSGIVVGSSPLYSPINLSDGWGNLGAALLIGVICGAIGYAFRILSSRMSDTAPTGWHSAWAIPLAFTLVGVISLWVPEVLGNGRIAATTVLMDRPLLGFAVILLIAKAIAVLVTFRSGAVGGLLTPGFALGALSGFIVGCFVQPLMPSVPLSDFAILGAAAFLSASMAAPLFALIVTVEFTGQNSSAYLALFLAGATATLTVTMIRAWLRLPHKQSMPWNREPAVAAAVRKRAEG